In one window of Chryseobacterium viscerum DNA:
- a CDS encoding trigger factor, with protein sequence MKVTAQNHDDVSALLTVTLEKSDYKEKVEKQLINYAKNAQVPGFRKGKVPLSMVKKQYEAGIAFEEINRQVSDALNNYVNENKLRLVGQPVPQPVNELDYNADQLEVAFEVGYEPEFTIDLAKYEAPHYKVEASDKEISKSIENMQKRFAEQVPQDKITKDSYIALEVSQVVEEDAEGEHHHHPKNLTITAENKEAFKLVKGLKMEGSVKVTKETLAGDEELAKELGFTKEEVEHLHHNELEVKVKDFYSLNLAELNQDLFDKVYGEGNIKTEEELKDKVKTELDEYFQQNADVHFVNKVLEQVTDKEEVKLPETFLVKWLLFSNQNIQSEAQAQEILEAEKNQLKYQIIEGKLMTENEINLDYADVLAQAEQLVKNQLAIYGIHHLGDEEIQKYAVEMLKDQEQVRQISSEVAMAKLKDVILEKASKKETKISHDEFLEELKK encoded by the coding sequence ATGAAGGTTACCGCACAAAACCATGATGACGTAAGTGCATTGCTTACAGTAACATTGGAAAAATCTGACTACAAAGAAAAAGTAGAGAAGCAGTTGATTAATTATGCTAAAAATGCGCAAGTTCCTGGATTCAGAAAAGGGAAAGTGCCTTTGAGTATGGTTAAAAAACAATATGAAGCAGGTATTGCATTCGAAGAAATCAACAGACAAGTTTCTGATGCTTTAAACAACTATGTTAATGAAAACAAATTAAGATTAGTTGGTCAGCCTGTTCCTCAGCCAGTAAACGAATTAGATTACAATGCTGATCAATTAGAAGTTGCTTTCGAAGTAGGATATGAGCCTGAATTCACTATAGATTTAGCTAAATATGAAGCGCCTCACTACAAAGTAGAAGCGTCTGACAAAGAAATCAGCAAGAGTATTGAAAACATGCAGAAGCGTTTCGCTGAGCAGGTTCCTCAAGATAAAATCACTAAAGATTCTTACATTGCTTTAGAAGTTTCTCAGGTTGTGGAAGAAGATGCTGAAGGAGAGCACCACCACCACCCAAAAAACCTTACCATTACAGCTGAAAACAAAGAGGCTTTCAAATTGGTAAAAGGTTTGAAAATGGAAGGTTCTGTAAAAGTAACGAAAGAAACTCTTGCAGGTGACGAAGAATTAGCTAAAGAATTAGGATTCACCAAAGAAGAAGTTGAGCACTTACACCACAATGAATTAGAAGTAAAAGTAAAAGACTTCTATTCATTAAACTTAGCTGAGCTAAACCAGGATCTTTTCGACAAAGTATACGGAGAAGGAAACATCAAAACTGAAGAAGAGCTTAAAGATAAAGTGAAAACTGAATTAGATGAGTACTTCCAGCAAAATGCTGATGTTCACTTTGTGAATAAAGTATTAGAGCAGGTAACGGATAAAGAAGAAGTAAAACTTCCTGAAACGTTCCTTGTGAAGTGGTTATTATTCTCTAACCAGAACATCCAGTCTGAAGCTCAGGCTCAGGAAATTCTTGAAGCTGAGAAAAACCAGTTGAAATACCAGATCATCGAAGGTAAATTGATGACTGAAAACGAAATCAACCTTGACTATGCTGATGTATTGGCTCAGGCTGAGCAGTTAGTTAAGAACCAATTGGCAATCTACGGAATCCACCACCTAGGTGATGAAGAAATCCAGAAATATGCTGTTGAAATGTTGAAAGACCAGGAGCAGGTAAGACAAATTTCTTCTGAAGTAGCTATGGCTAAATTGAAAGATGTAATTCTTGAAAAAGCAAGCAAAAAAGAAACTAAAATTTCTCACGACGAATTTTTAGAAGAGCTTAAGAAATAA
- a CDS encoding TonB-dependent receptor, translating to MKLIYCLLLIFCGSVFTSAQKTYTVEGTVQDFHDKTLLENAVIKIGNFTAKTNKKGKFSFDKIPAGKYTLIAQHPDCNDYTENIGVDQDVQLVITLEHHVKDIETVTVHGSHKNNGSMVVKTIDKAMISRNVTENLGNLLTNISGVNVLKTGNNIAKPIIHGLYGSRVSILNDGVKLAEQEWGVEHAPNVDVNNFEHIDVIKGASALKYGAGAVGGVVVLQPQVLPKKDTIMGNVSLSGISNGRGADLNVKLAKTWENGWAIKTNGSYKKLGDLEAPDYGLMNTGLESSGFNFGVQKMTFEKGFSFDYYLTKSTVGILRSSHVGNSEDLRTALTSPEPIYQRDFSYDIDNPKQEIEHHIAKVSAYKRFENFGKITATYSFQYNHRKEYDIRRTEALSKKPALDLELITNDLNVNHLIERGNWNLETGINAGYQNNYSNTQTEARRLVPNYDRYYAGIYSVLKYKIAPELDLELGGRYDYDHYDVTKWYDLSDWNKTYAADYSNFVVRINQNRILTNPSLTYNNVSVNGGIVYHPSEYFNLKFNYARVSRSPNIAELFADGLHHSAAIIERGDMRMKSETGNQFNLIADVKANVLKGLNISVNPYFFYTQNFINQIPTGYQNTQWGGAFVVYSYQQINAKMYGLDIDAQLKITDNLTYKGSGSYVYGQDTTHDVPLILMMPPNFNNSLEFNKKEWKNFYFTVSNNTYLKQTRFPTYNVPIRLFDSDGNAYSEDVDISTPPSGYSLWNLQTGVNLSKNFGIDFSVRNVFNKSYRDYLNRLRFFSNEMGRNFILTLKYQF from the coding sequence ATGAAATTGATATATTGCCTGCTGCTGATCTTTTGCGGATCAGTATTTACAAGTGCACAAAAAACTTATACTGTAGAGGGAACCGTTCAGGATTTCCACGATAAAACACTGCTGGAAAATGCGGTGATTAAAATCGGAAACTTTACAGCTAAAACAAACAAGAAAGGTAAATTTTCTTTTGACAAAATTCCTGCAGGAAAGTATACACTCATTGCACAGCATCCTGATTGCAATGATTATACTGAAAATATAGGAGTTGATCAGGATGTTCAGCTGGTAATTACGCTGGAACATCATGTCAAAGACATCGAAACAGTGACCGTTCATGGAAGTCATAAGAACAATGGAAGCATGGTGGTGAAAACCATTGACAAGGCAATGATTTCAAGAAATGTCACCGAAAACTTAGGTAATTTACTAACCAATATTTCCGGTGTTAACGTTCTTAAGACGGGAAATAATATTGCCAAACCTATTATCCACGGGCTTTATGGAAGTAGAGTATCCATTCTTAATGATGGGGTGAAGCTTGCCGAACAGGAATGGGGAGTAGAACATGCACCCAATGTGGATGTCAATAATTTTGAACATATTGACGTGATTAAAGGAGCATCTGCCCTGAAATATGGAGCGGGAGCCGTAGGTGGAGTAGTTGTTTTGCAACCTCAGGTTTTGCCAAAGAAAGATACGATCATGGGAAATGTTTCTCTTTCCGGAATTTCAAACGGAAGAGGAGCCGATCTTAACGTAAAGCTGGCAAAAACCTGGGAGAATGGCTGGGCTATAAAAACCAATGGAAGCTATAAAAAATTGGGAGATCTTGAAGCTCCGGATTATGGCTTGATGAATACAGGACTCGAGAGTTCAGGATTTAATTTCGGAGTACAGAAAATGACATTTGAAAAAGGCTTTTCATTTGATTATTATCTGACCAAAAGCACAGTTGGGATTCTTAGAAGCTCTCACGTAGGGAACTCTGAAGATCTGCGTACTGCTCTTACCTCTCCGGAACCAATCTATCAAAGAGATTTTAGTTATGATATTGATAATCCTAAACAGGAAATCGAACATCATATTGCTAAAGTTTCTGCTTATAAAAGGTTTGAAAATTTTGGAAAGATCACGGCTACTTACAGTTTTCAGTACAATCATAGAAAAGAATATGACATCAGACGTACAGAAGCACTGAGCAAAAAGCCGGCATTGGATCTTGAACTGATCACCAATGATCTGAATGTAAATCACCTGATAGAAAGAGGAAACTGGAATCTTGAAACAGGGATTAATGCAGGGTATCAAAACAACTACTCCAATACGCAGACCGAGGCAAGACGTCTTGTTCCGAACTATGACAGATATTATGCAGGAATTTATTCCGTATTAAAATATAAAATTGCTCCGGAACTGGACCTTGAACTGGGAGGCAGATACGATTATGATCATTATGATGTAACAAAATGGTATGATCTGAGCGATTGGAATAAGACTTATGCAGCAGATTATTCAAATTTTGTAGTGAGAATAAACCAAAACAGAATTCTTACCAATCCATCATTAACGTATAATAATGTTTCAGTAAATGGTGGAATTGTCTATCACCCATCTGAATATTTTAATCTGAAATTTAATTATGCCAGAGTTTCCAGATCTCCGAATATTGCAGAGCTTTTTGCTGACGGACTTCACCATTCTGCAGCCATTATTGAAAGAGGAGATATGAGAATGAAAAGTGAAACAGGAAATCAGTTTAATCTAATTGCAGATGTAAAAGCAAATGTTTTAAAAGGATTGAATATTTCAGTAAACCCATATTTCTTTTACACCCAGAATTTCATTAATCAGATTCCTACAGGATATCAGAATACTCAGTGGGGCGGGGCGTTTGTAGTATATAGCTATCAGCAGATCAATGCAAAAATGTATGGATTAGATATTGATGCTCAGCTTAAAATAACAGATAATCTAACCTATAAAGGAAGCGGTTCCTATGTTTATGGGCAGGATACTACTCATGACGTGCCCCTTATTCTTATGATGCCTCCGAATTTTAATAATTCATTGGAATTCAATAAAAAAGAATGGAAAAACTTCTATTTCACAGTCAGTAACAATACTTATCTGAAACAGACAAGATTTCCAACTTATAACGTTCCTATCAGATTATTTGATTCTGATGGAAATGCTTACAGTGAAGATGTAGATATCTCTACACCTCCAAGCGGATATTCGCTTTGGAACCTTCAGACAGGGGTGAATCTGTCTAAAAATTTCGGAATTGATTTCTCAGTCCGAAATGTCTTCAACAAGTCTTACAGGGATTATCTGAACAGACTTCGTTTCTTTTCCAACGAAATGGGAAGAAACTTTATTCTAACTCTTAAATATCAATTTTAA